In Pseudomonas sp. Q1-7, the genomic window CGCCCGTGCCACGCAGATGGAAGCCGCACGCGCTCAGCAGCGCGGTGAGGCCCAGGACCAGCAGATTCCGTTTCATCATTTCTTGCTTTCCCCTTGCGAACGCTCCGGCGCCGCTCCCGCAGGAGGGCGCCGGCCTCAGTCAGTTGGCGACGATATTGACCAGTTTGCCCGGCACCACGATGACCTTGCGGATGGTCAGGCCGTCGGTGAAGCGCAGCACGTTCTCGTTGGCCCGTGCGGTGGCTTCTACCGCTTCTCGGCTGGCGTCGGCCGGCACTTCGATGTGGCCACGCAGCTTGCCGTTGACCTGGACCACCAGTTGCAGGCTGTCCTGCACCAGTGCGGCCTCGTCCACGGCCGGCCAGGCGGCGTCGATGATGGCGTCGGCATGGCCCAGCTCGCGCCACAGCTCGTGGCTGATGTGCGGCGTAATCGGGGCCAGCAGCAGGGCCACGGTTTCCAGGCCCTCCTGGAGCAGGGCGCGGTCGGCGGTGTCGGCTTGCGGGGCCTTCTCCAGCACGTTCATCAGGGTCATTACGGCGGCGATGGCGGTATTGAACTTGTGATGCTGGCCAATATCCTGGCTGGCCTGGCGGATGGCCAGGTGGATGGCGCGGTGCACCGCCTTCTGCTCATCGTTCAGGGTACTGCGGTCCAGATCGCCCGGCAGACCGGCGGCAACGTGGGCCTGGGCCAGGCGCCAGACGCGGCGCAGGAAGCGGCTCGCGCCTTCCACGCCGGAGTCGGACCACTCCAGGCTCATGTCCGGCGGCGAGGCGAACATCATGAACAGGCGGCAGGTGTCGGCGCCGTAGGCGTCGATCATGGCCTGCGGGTCGACGCCGTTGTTCTTCGACTTGGACATCTTCTCAGTGCCGCCGATTTCCACCGGCAGGCCGTCGGTCTTCAGCCTGGCGCCGATGACCTTTGCCTTGGCGTCACGCTCCACCTCGACGTCGGCCGGGTTGAACCAGTCCTTGCCGCCGTTGGAGGCAGTGCGGTAGTAAGTCTCTGCCACCACCATGCCCTGGGTGAGCAGGTTCTTGAACGGCTCGTCGGAGCTGACCAGGCCCTCGTCGCGCATCAGCTTGTGGAAGAAGCGTGCGTAGAGCAGGTGCAGGATGGCGTGTTCGATGCCTCCAATGTATTGGTCCACCGGCAACCAGTGGTTGGCCGCGGCGGGGTCGACCATGCCCTTGTCGTAGTTCGGCGAGGCGTAGCGGGCGAAGTACCAGGAACTCTCCACGAAGGTGTCCATGGTGTCGGTTTCGCGCTTGGCCGCGGTGCCGCATTTCGGGCAGGTGCAGGTGTAGAACTCGGGCATCTTCGCCAGGGGGCTACCGGCACCGTCCGGCACCACGTCCTCGGGCAGCACCACCGGCAGCTGGTCTTCCGGTACCGGCACGTCGCCGCAGCTCGGGCAGTGGATGATCGGAATCGGGCAACCCCAGTAACGCTGGCGGCTGATGCCCCAGTCGCGCAGGCGGAACTGGGTACGGGCCTGGCCCAGGCCTTTCTTCTGCAGGGCCACTTCGATGGCATCGAAGGCGCCCTGGTAGTCCAGGCCGTCGAACTCGCCGGAATTGATCAACTGGCCGTGCTCGCCGTAGGCGTCCTGCCACGGTGCCGGGGTTTCGTCGCCGGCGGCGGTGCGGATCACCGCTTTTATCGGCAGGTCGTACTTGTGGGCGAAGGCGAAGTCGCGCTCATCGTGGGCCGGGACGGCCATCACAGCGCCTTCGCCATAGTTCATCAGCACGTAGTTGGCGACCCAGACCGGCAGCTTCTCGCCCGTCAGCGGGTGCTCGACGAACAGGGGAGTGGGCAGGCCCTTCTTCTCCTGGGTGGCGATGTCGGCTTCA contains:
- the leuS gene encoding leucine--tRNA ligase, which gives rise to MHEQYQPREIEAAAQAHWDAHKSFEVSEQPGKDTFYCLSMFPYPSGKLHMGHVRNYTIGDVIARYQRMLGKNVLQPMGWDAFGMPAENAAMKNNVAPAKWTYENIDYMKTQLKSLGLAIDWSREVTTCKPDYYRWEQWLFTKLFEKGVIYRKNGTVNWDPADQTVLANEQVIDGRGWRSGALVEKREIPMYYFKITAYADELLSSLDDLDGWPEQVKTMQRNWIGKSRGMEVSFPFDQASIGHEGALKVFTTRPDTLLGATYVAVAAEHPLATLAVQKLPAEQAAELQAFIDECKRGGVAEADIATQEKKGLPTPLFVEHPLTGEKLPVWVANYVLMNYGEGAVMAVPAHDERDFAFAHKYDLPIKAVIRTAAGDETPAPWQDAYGEHGQLINSGEFDGLDYQGAFDAIEVALQKKGLGQARTQFRLRDWGISRQRYWGCPIPIIHCPSCGDVPVPEDQLPVVLPEDVVPDGAGSPLAKMPEFYTCTCPKCGTAAKRETDTMDTFVESSWYFARYASPNYDKGMVDPAAANHWLPVDQYIGGIEHAILHLLYARFFHKLMRDEGLVSSDEPFKNLLTQGMVVAETYYRTASNGGKDWFNPADVEVERDAKAKVIGARLKTDGLPVEIGGTEKMSKSKNNGVDPQAMIDAYGADTCRLFMMFASPPDMSLEWSDSGVEGASRFLRRVWRLAQAHVAAGLPGDLDRSTLNDEQKAVHRAIHLAIRQASQDIGQHHKFNTAIAAVMTLMNVLEKAPQADTADRALLQEGLETVALLLAPITPHISHELWRELGHADAIIDAAWPAVDEAALVQDSLQLVVQVNGKLRGHIEVPADASREAVEATARANENVLRFTDGLTIRKVIVVPGKLVNIVAN